In Necator americanus strain Aroian chromosome IV, whole genome shotgun sequence, the following proteins share a genomic window:
- a CDS encoding hypothetical protein (NECATOR_CHRIV.G15315.T7), which translates to MQRESLISGVTLPSGSALTSRPYGYDGSEGGGDAETLARMEKSWRLRAKVTNNSCTVAKSFAREILECYSNFDPSVEDKHSFGPATSEPYVWQSAEKLLTETIYGTISSYPGGGFVLRLPVDSSNEASKLIQDAKSNRWIDRSTRAIIIDFAMFNANVNLFCIASLLLELPASGGVLPSYRFSAFDLMRYLGTAGTVMIVFEGILCGFIAYYIILEFMELFRVRLGYFFNFWNIVDIILLSLCCIEIYLNYNRSKVAADRVNEVLQNGLTDAAFDDVITTQENFNNIAAVILFLSWIKVFNYIGVNKTMNQLAATLSRSTKDIGGFAVMFAVFFFAYAQFGYLVFGTQIADYSTFYNAVFALLRTILGDFNFNALERTNRILGPVFFITYVFFVFFVLLNMFLAIINDSYVEVKAELARQQDGEGIFDWIRKKLTRRGSNNEKIATYNDYKTNLMMAGYNEKDINHAFEKLEIKFTDKVDDNALIEVGNEIREQRNRKKVIDEEYRSITVLTHRIDMMDRTILGVVDKMSKVLDQLNRIEHSRVQALEHQNRLRAEAMMMKAVRRGEVDEYSDGEREKNRFEE; encoded by the exons ATGCAAAGGGAGTCGTTAATTAGCGGCGTGACTCTACCAAGCGGTAGcgcgctaacatcacggccaTACGGCTATGACG gctctgaaggaGGCGGCGacgccgaaacattagccaGAATGGAGAAATCTTG GCGTCTCCGagctaag GTGACAAACAACTCTTGCACCGTGGCGAAGAGTTTTGCTCGTGAAATCCTTGAATGCTACAGTAATTTTGATCCTTCCGTTGAAGATAAACACTCGTTCGGCCCAGCGACTTCAGAGCC ATATGTATGGCAGAGCGCAGAAAAGCTGCTGACTGAAACAATATACGGAACCATATCCAGTTATCCAGGTGGTGGATTCGTCTTGCGTCTTCCAGTAGACAGTTCTAATGAAGCGTCAAAGCTTATTCAGGATGCCAAA AGTAATCGTTGGATTGACCGATCCACTAGAGCGATCATTATCGACTTCGCAATGTTCAACGCTAATGTGAATCTCTTCTGTATTGCGAG TCTTCTTCTGGAACTTCCCGCTTCTGGAGGTGTCTTGCCTTCGTATCGCTTCAGCGCCTTCGACCTTATGCGTTACCTCGGCACCGCTGGAACTGTTATGATTGTGTTTGAGGGAATTCTTTGCGGATTCATA GCGTACTACATCATTTTGGAATTTATGGAGCTATTCAGAGTTCGACTTggttatttcttcaatttctggaACATTGTGGATATCATTCTTTTATCA TTATGTTGTATAGAAATTTACCTAAACTACAATCGCAGTAAAGTGGCGGCGGATCGCGTCAATGAAGTGCTGCAGA ATGGGCTCACAGACGCAGCTTTCGACGATGTTATCACTACTCAGGAAAACTTCAATAATATTGCTGcagttattcttttcctctcATGGATAAAA GTGTTCAATTATATTGGcgtaaataaaacaatgaacCAACTAGCAGCGACACTCTCACGTTCCACTAAGGATATTGGTGGATTTGCAGTAATGTTTGCGGTGTTTTTCTTCGCGTACGCTCAGTTCGGTTATCTTGTTTTTGGAACGCAG ATTGCTGACTATTCGACGTTTTACAATGCTGTTTTTGCTCTTCTGCGTACGATTCTCGGTGACTTCAACTTCAACGCTTTGGAAAGAACAAATCGTATTCTTGGACCGGTCTTCTTCATCACCTATGtgttcttcgtcttttttgtGCTTCTG AACATGTTCCTGGCTATTATTAATGACTCCTACGTGGAAGTGAAAGCAGAGTTGGCACGTCAGCAAGATGGTGAAGGAATATTCGATTGGATCAGAAAG AAACTCACTCGTCGCGGTAGCAACAATGAGAAAATCGCGACTTACAATGACTACAAAACAAACTTAATGAT GGCCGGCTACAACGAGAAGGATATCAACCATGcgtttgaaaaattagagatTAAGTTTACGGACAAGGTCGACGACAAT GCTCTCATAGAAGTTGGTAATGAAATTCGTGAGcagagaaacagaaaaaaagtgatcgaTGAAGAGTATCGATCGATTACAGT ATTGACCCATCGAATTGACATGATGGATCGCACGATTCTTGGCGTTGTCGACAAGATGTCAAAGGTGCTCGATCAGTTGAACCGCATTGAACATTCGAGAGTACAAGCATTAGAACATCAGAATCGATTGCGTGCTGAG GCGATGATGATGAAAGCTGTACGCCGAGGTGAAGTTGACGAGTACAGTGATGGAGAACGAGAGAAGAATCGCTTTGAGGAGTAG
- a CDS encoding hypothetical protein (NECATOR_CHRIV.G15316.T1), with protein MLVCYIYYKQGETAAKSYRSLCDASGEAEISNRQCRWFQRIQSGDESLEDDKHGVEPKIVENEVLRAAIEEVDATKTTRELAEQQKQKNSNYHVSITHFAQKGSSEGYKFPS; from the coding sequence ATGCTAGTATGTTATATATATTACAAGCAAGGAGAAACTGCTGCCAAATCATATCGATCATTATGTGACGCTTCTGGAGAAGCAGAAATATCCAATCGCCAGTGCCGTTGGTTTCAGCGAATCCAGTCCGGCGACGAGTCCCTTGAAGATGATAAACACGGAGTTGAACCAAAAATTGTGGAGAACGAGGTGCTGCGAGCTGCCATTGAAGAGGTAGATGCTACCAAAACAACTCGGGAATTAGCAGAACAGCAGAAGCAGAAGAACAGTAACTATCACGTGTCAATAACTCACTTCGCCCAAAAGGGATCCAGCGAAGGCTACAAATTTCCTTCTTGA
- a CDS encoding hypothetical protein (NECATOR_CHRIV.G15315.T2) — MVGVSELRYVWQSAEKLLTETIYGTISSYPGGGFVLRLPVDSSNEASKLIQDAKSNRWIDRSTRAIIIDFAMFNANVNLFCIASLLLELPASGGVLPSYRFSAFDLMRYLGTAGTVMIVFEGILCGFIAYYIILEFMELFRVRLGYFFNFWNIVDIILLSLCCIEIYLNYNRSKVAADRVNEVLQNGLTDAAFDDVITTQENFNNIAAVILFLSWIKVFNYIGVNKTMNQLAATLSRSTKDIGGFAVMFAVFFFAYAQFGYLVFGTQIADYSTFYNAVFALLRTILGDFNFNALERTNRILGPVFFITYVFFVFFVLLNMFLAIINDSYVEVKAELARQQDGEGIFDWIRKKLTRRGSNNEKIATYNDYKTNLMMAGYNEKDINHAFEKLEIKFTDKVDDNALIEVGNEIREQRNRKKVIDEEYRSITVLTHRIDMMDRTILGVVDKMSKVLDQLNRIEHSRVQALEHQNRLRAEAMMMKAVRRGEVDEYSDGEREKNRFEE; from the exons ATGGTAGGCGTCTCCGagctaag ATATGTATGGCAGAGCGCAGAAAAGCTGCTGACTGAAACAATATACGGAACCATATCCAGTTATCCAGGTGGTGGATTCGTCTTGCGTCTTCCAGTAGACAGTTCTAATGAAGCGTCAAAGCTTATTCAGGATGCCAAA AGTAATCGTTGGATTGACCGATCCACTAGAGCGATCATTATCGACTTCGCAATGTTCAACGCTAATGTGAATCTCTTCTGTATTGCGAG TCTTCTTCTGGAACTTCCCGCTTCTGGAGGTGTCTTGCCTTCGTATCGCTTCAGCGCCTTCGACCTTATGCGTTACCTCGGCACCGCTGGAACTGTTATGATTGTGTTTGAGGGAATTCTTTGCGGATTCATA GCGTACTACATCATTTTGGAATTTATGGAGCTATTCAGAGTTCGACTTggttatttcttcaatttctggaACATTGTGGATATCATTCTTTTATCA TTATGTTGTATAGAAATTTACCTAAACTACAATCGCAGTAAAGTGGCGGCGGATCGCGTCAATGAAGTGCTGCAGA ATGGGCTCACAGACGCAGCTTTCGACGATGTTATCACTACTCAGGAAAACTTCAATAATATTGCTGcagttattcttttcctctcATGGATAAAA GTGTTCAATTATATTGGcgtaaataaaacaatgaacCAACTAGCAGCGACACTCTCACGTTCCACTAAGGATATTGGTGGATTTGCAGTAATGTTTGCGGTGTTTTTCTTCGCGTACGCTCAGTTCGGTTATCTTGTTTTTGGAACGCAG ATTGCTGACTATTCGACGTTTTACAATGCTGTTTTTGCTCTTCTGCGTACGATTCTCGGTGACTTCAACTTCAACGCTTTGGAAAGAACAAATCGTATTCTTGGACCGGTCTTCTTCATCACCTATGtgttcttcgtcttttttgtGCTTCTG AACATGTTCCTGGCTATTATTAATGACTCCTACGTGGAAGTGAAAGCAGAGTTGGCACGTCAGCAAGATGGTGAAGGAATATTCGATTGGATCAGAAAG AAACTCACTCGTCGCGGTAGCAACAATGAGAAAATCGCGACTTACAATGACTACAAAACAAACTTAATGAT GGCCGGCTACAACGAGAAGGATATCAACCATGcgtttgaaaaattagagatTAAGTTTACGGACAAGGTCGACGACAAT GCTCTCATAGAAGTTGGTAATGAAATTCGTGAGcagagaaacagaaaaaaagtgatcgaTGAAGAGTATCGATCGATTACAGT ATTGACCCATCGAATTGACATGATGGATCGCACGATTCTTGGCGTTGTCGACAAGATGTCAAAGGTGCTCGATCAGTTGAACCGCATTGAACATTCGAGAGTACAAGCATTAGAACATCAGAATCGATTGCGTGCTGAG GCGATGATGATGAAAGCTGTACGCCGAGGTGAAGTTGACGAGTACAGTGATGGAGAACGAGAGAAGAATCGCTTTGAGGAGTAG